The Sebastes fasciatus isolate fSebFas1 chromosome 22, fSebFas1.pri, whole genome shotgun sequence genome includes the window GGGTTGCTTAAATTAACAGACAAATATTGTTTGGAATGTACGGTACTGTACCAATTTAATAGACAAGTGATATTAGACTTTTGTACACTTTATTTAATAGTCAttatttatgacaataattacTTTCAAAAGGAACCAAACAAAGTCACATTGCATCCCATGTTCAATTTGTAATCGGACACTTCACTGTATTATTTTAATTCTGCCTTTAATTACAGGGATATATTGGTTAAATAAAGAATCACATCATCTGCATACAATGCGAGTTTATGCTCTTTTGTAGTCTATTTGCCAAAAGAACAGGAAATAAATTTGATATTTGATATTGCTATTTGATATAGCACCATTTACTTATATTCTTACCTTTGATACACTATAATTTGTAAccagccttttctttttttcattgaaTTTGACATTTCTAACATGAACATTTGTTGTGTTGCCATAACACAGTTCACCCGAATTCTATTAGAAATCTGAGTTTATAatgccaaatatttttttgttaatttgcaAGAATCAATGTAATAGTAGGAGCTAGTAAGATAGTGCATGTATGAAGGCAGGTATGGCAACTATCAATATTTCACAGTTGATGCTATGGACGCATTTCAGTCGGTATAACATGTTGCATGCGTGTCAAGGATGCAGAGACAGACAATGGCTGCAAATTTGTACTGTACCTTTGATTATCCCGGGGCATCTCTTGCAGGTGGAGGTCAGTGTGACCGACATCATGGGCCCTGATTTGGTGATGTTCAGTCGTCCTGCCTTATAGGCCTTGATTAGGAACACCTCAACTGTCGCTGAGCCCCCTGGACCAGTGGTCACATCTGTAACCTTACCAGTAAtcactgaaaaagaaaaataagaggGGTTGCATGCCATTTCTTCTACAAATTATACACCAATGATGGTCAAACTAAagaattaaatttaaatatttaagttATGGTTATGCTGTTGGGAAACATAAGTTTTGCTAGTGGGCAGCTCACCAAAGTCATGAGGGCAGAAGCTGGATTGGAGAGTTCCTGTCCTCTTACAGGCTTGTGTGCACAGTGGGTTCAGTGGTAAAGCtgaagaaaacacacaacatacaaACACGTGATAAGCCCATTAACTTCTCGATACAGGTGTGTACATATTCATACATGAAAGCAAAGTGTTAGCTTAGAAATCAATTACTTCCACTCACGTGTCTTGCTCACAAAAGGCTTCTTCGGCACTGTCTTGGTAACTCCAGGTTTAGGTGTCACTTTAGGCTTAATCTTGGGTTTGGCTGTTGGTTTAACTCCGCTCTTAGGGGTTGGCTTTACTGGTTTGACACCAGGTTTTAAGGTGGGCTTGGTCTTCAGTGCAGGCTTCCGTGTGGGTTTGACTTTGATGCTTGGTTTGAGCATTGGCTTAATAATCTTCGGTTTGGAAGTAGGTTTAGTTCTAGGTTTAGGTGTGGGCTTTTTCATGGGTGCTTTAGGTGTGAGCTTTTTCACAGGTGCTTTAGGTGTGGGTTTTGCTGGTTTGGGTTTAGCCGTGGGCTTGACGATAGGTTTGCGCGGTGGAGGCTTCAGCGGTATCTTCACTAGTGGTCTTTTGGCTGGTTTTGGGGTGGGTTTAGGCTTTAGGCCAGGTCTAGGTTTGGGGGTTGGTTTTGTGGGTTTGCTTGGCTTCACGACTGTTCTTTGTGGTGTTGAGGTCGTCTGAGGTCGAAAGATGAAATCTCCCCCGGGGGTGGGCGTCCGAGACCCGCGGGGCACGCTGGAGTAGTGGGCCATGAAGCCATCTGAGGTCACACTGAGGTCGGAGATAAACTGGACAAGGAGCTCGTTCCCATTTGTCACTATTGTTCTATGAAGAAAATAgagaggaaaaaatatgtaggaaaggacaggaggaggatTAGCAAAGGGGAAATGTTGGCAGAGCTCAACTGCTTAATAATAAGTAATCTCACCCCGGTGACTTGTCTCCGCAGAAAATCCCAATCCGCCGGGAGTTATCCCTCTCGCCCCCGTTAAACAATGCCACATAGTCGTAGCGACAGTACGTGTCAGGCTCCAAGTCCAGCTTGATAAACTTCACCTCGATCACCTGGGGATGAGGTGGCAatgaacacacaaaacatgccaGCGCAAACTATGAAATTTATGGCTGGGAATGTGAACTGTTTATTCCTGACTAGTTTTCCTGAATCCAGCACAgtgcagacatacagtacagtaggtagtggtggtggaggaAAAGGGCCAGACTTGTGAAATACAGAAGGGCATTtactctctccctcgctctcgcttccttccttctttccttacGTTCAATCTCTTggcacacatgaacacacctcCCAGGCACTCAATGAAGTCTTTCACTTGAACTTCGTCACAGGGCcgctgtcacacacactcactcacacacgcacacacacatagcctaCACTACATCAGGAAACTTGAGGTTGAACATTTCCTTGTGACGGGCCCCTTCACCACTATTTTCACTTCTCCTGCATCAACTAGCCTTATTCAACACACCTAGCTCCTCACTTTTTGTGTACGGAAatctaaaatataataatattgtgGATATTTTTTCTACCTGTCTAATGAGAATGAAACTGTTTTACAAGGTATTTTGTACCATTTTCCAACGAGCCTGTACAGCATTTGGGTACAAATATGCATGTATACAAATATGgctacattaatattattagtattatactatgtgtagaattagattccagcgGTGGCTGCGTACAGTAGTAGTGATGTCAACCTACAACCTCGGGTTCGGGCAGGCGGGTGACAAAGCAGCGTTCcgagtaagttattaataacttacagaaacattgtgtGCAATCGTCTACCTTCtcttccctttctctctgtcactctctctttcaGTCCTCAGTCCGCACctacatgtttttatgtttataaaacTGACAACTTATACTTACTTACTACCACTgactattaattaattaaagaaagatgatttaataacaaaaaaaagactaatttatttaatctgATGAATCACTTGTTATAGGATTTatttttagggtgatgatgtcataaaatatgacaaaacTCACTCAGAGCTTCAttcaaaaacctcaatagaagctttgaatgtaagaAAATGACATTCGGTACAGCCCGACTAGCTAACCTAGCAAAGTAGTGATTTAAGAAGTTCTACTCGGAAAGTGGAGGCAAACATTAGCACAACACTAATGTAGGGGCATCACCGCAGAAAAATTTATATGATTTAAATGTATTCTTTTTGGTGAGTACAATTTTAACTAAGTAAAGTCACACAAGTCAAAACAAACACCAAGGATTCATAGACTGCAAAAAATGAATTGAAATTTCAGTTTGACTTTAACACAGGTTTGCTGATGATTTGACGCTTTATACTGGATAATATACtaatttaaattcattttagGTACACACCTAGTAAGAAATACAATACTTACATTGCCTGGTTCTACAGAGATGTGCCAGGAGCAGCTGATGCCTGCTGGGTAATTAGAGTTGGGCCAGTTGGGCGTCTTGACGGAGCCCTGCGGTTTGATCAGACGTCCTCCACAAAACTGGTTCTCTGTgggaataaaaacagaaaagaactgCTAATACACCAGACTTTAACCTCTTTCAAATAAGggaaggatgttttttttttgtcttgtgatACAGTATTTGAGGCAAAAATTAGCCTAAGCTATATGCTTTTAGCTTGATGAtgtaattttttatttctttaggGGGATCCTGCACCTCTCTATAGCTTTCATAAACCTGACAGATtgtactgatttattttttacagagAGGATTGTGTTACTCTTTCTGAGCATAAACAAATCACCAAAAATGTAGTTTCACggacaataaaaatatatgagATGACCACGATGCTGCCATCTATCACAAGAAAATCCCTAAAAACAGCTTCATCTTCAGTAGTTCATCCTGGTCTATGTGTTTCTACGGTTTATGGGATTATATGTCTACACCTTCCACATGTGGCTTCCCCGCGCTGAAGGCGGCGAGAAAGCCTCTTCCTCCGGTGGCCTCGTCCGATACCATCTCTAACATcatggtgttggtggtggcGATGAGGGCGCCGGGCCGGAACGTCCCGCAGAAACGACCCAGCTTCTGCACCAAGCGGGTGTGACCGTTGTAGACGTCCAGGTAGTCGTACCGACAGGTGGGGTCGGCCTCCATGTCGAAGAGGCGGAAAGACAGCATGACCACGTGGCCCTCTGGGACCTGGAGGGGGGCGACAGGGGACGCTTTGAGGAAAGAATGCTAGAAAAAGGTTTTTTGAGCATGTGATATGTAAAAAGTGATGAGTCAATATTGAAAATTTCAAAGGTTTTCATCTTAATAAACCTTGCAGATTGCACATCAAGTGTTGTTGGACTTTTGTAAAGATGTTTTTCAGACTTACTAAGATCACAAAGCAGCAGAACTTTTAAATACTAGTGAATATCTCATAGTTTCCTAGAATACCACATATGTCAGACTGATTTTTTTGGGGGaaatatgtataaaatgaagaacaaaacaaaaaaaaatgctgcttcACCACACCCTATTTtccaacattaacattattttgtgtgttaaataattaatttaaagtcTAATGTTTTTACCAATCAGTCAGATTATACATGTAACCAAATAAAACACTTGTTTatgtgaaaaacattaaaagagcatagtttttgttgttgtccagCTTGTCATGTTGGTGCAGATCCTCGGCTTAATTAGTGAAAGTGAAAACAGGTGTGCATCATTAGGTACTCCAGCAGTGAGTGAGAGGGCACTACCAAGTTGCAGGAGACAGAGGGTAAAAATTTTCTGCATTAAATTACTTTCTGTTAAAGTTGGTGCActcatgtgtgtatgttttgcccaaaaaataaagtctgattatcagcagttaaaaaaaggaatcttaaatgaatgttttgtgtgttatttgGTCATCTTTGAGAGCTTTGTATCAGTCTTGCTGACCCTATGTTCACCTGAGCAGATGGTATGGTCCAGTTCAGGCTGAGAGGGTAGCCTATAAAACGCCAGTCACTGTCAGTTTACTCTTCGTTTGTCAAGCTCATTCTTCCAACTCTATAACTACTTAAAGGGGAAAAGGGGGTTTTACGTCAACTAGAACTGAACAACGATTAGCTTTTTAATCACTGTCCACATTTCTGTCTGTTCAACATTAAGAACAAATGAAAGAAACCCTGAGAATTCAAACTGGATCTGAATCCAGCCCACAAAGGTCTCACAAGCCTTTTATCAGGCCattgtaaataagaatttgttcttaattgacttgcctggtaaaataaaggttaaataaaaaaataaaatcactggaTGCATGAATGAAAAAAAGACCACTTTAAAGCTATACTGTTATTTCTGAATGACAAAATAGGACCTTCATTCTTTTACAAATGAAGAAATTGATCTCATTAGCAATAAAATGCAACCTTGCTCAGCTCAATCCACTCAGGGGTTTTGTTGCTACAGCCTCACTTGGTCTGATATGACCAGCAGCTAATGGTGGCTAAAGTTAGCAAACATTTGGTGTATGGCAGTTGCTGttaaaaggcctttacacactgggggtgTTATTTTCATGCAATTAATTCGCACgtaaataactgtttttgtcatgaatatttTTTACCCAGAACGCATATAGAGCTGCAAAAAAGTGACTTTTTTCAGAACGAGGTCAATTTTTCTGTGCTTTCGCACTGCGAGTAAAGACATCAACCAAAACGGGTTGAGTTACAACACCTAGTCTCTGTAGTCCAAACCACgacagcaaactttattactccttgaCAAAGGTGCAaaagacctaatgatttaaataagggctattatagtgttcatactgggaagttaatttacctaaaaaaaaattatccgctgggttacagacgtctctttcccaatgtaagtctatggggcaagtctttttgggcccaatggcatcacacgacagacacagaagttgtagtaacaccgtttggccactacgaaaatttgcttcaaagcccggcgcacTCCGTGGGGGCTTGGTTtacacacatgttttttttgtgaaattattTCATGtagatatattttttcaaacagtttttttttatcatgaatTCTTTAACACGGAATGCAAATATTACGCAGCAAGAAAGTGACACTTTTTTATGTAACGAGGCCAAATTTTTTGGAGCTTTCGCTTTTgcacgaataaaggcatcaaccaaaaGTTGTGCAGAACGGGTAGAGTTCCAACATGGGGGCTCCGTAGTCCTAAACctgacggcaaactttattactcctttcaaccttcaCAAACTATACTTGAGGCACACCGGATCCACttcttccgttcttacctttctccATAAAatccctagacatataatatttgcattTTCACGTTGTTTATTCATCACAGCCCTGGTGTGCAGGGGCCTTAACTTAGTTGCTGCTTGAGTAACTAACACTGTTGAGTTAGTTTGCTGACTCTGTGATTGTTCTCTTCTTGTGCTACTGTTTCACTATATTTCACCTTTATCCTGTAATTATTCCATTTTAGTAAATTGGTGGAAGGTGACCACAAAGTCTATACACTAATAAGGAGgataaaggtgtaatttgtccGCCTACCAGGTGCAACAAAGCTTGTCAATCAATCACGGTCTGTTcacgcccacacagtcctgagaggaggtctaatcagccaatAATGATCACCTGTGCAGGTTTACCACAGTTGTGCAGGCCTTTTCACTCACTCTGTGAATGACTTGGATTTTCCTTTTGATGCATGATCTGACTCAAACTGGTCAGTCGACGATAGCAGCCACTCTGGGACACGTTGAGTTTGGTTTAATGGTGTGTGTagtgattttaaaaatgactcacAGTGATGTACCAGGTGCATTTAGTGTTGGGTTTGTAGGGACTGGGGAATCCCTCACTGGCTACGATGCCTGAGTCTGTGACCAGGTGGCCTCCGCAGTGGAAGATGGGCCTAGAAAGAGTATCACACAACCACCATTTAACTTGACATGCTGCACTGGAAGGAAAACGCAGCTTTAACTGAGAGTATTAAAGCACGTACACACATTTTTACACACAGTCTGTCTCTGTTCTCCGAGTCCGGGGAGGTTTCCCGATGAACTctcctgtttttatttcttaaaaaagtTGGTGAAACCACGCCAGGAAGACTGTCAATATACAGAATATGTGCTGTGAGCTTTCTCCACACCTACTGTACCACAAGAAAGTTTGTCGGTAGACGTAACACGTATTTACTTTTATCAGACATGGCACTTTTCAACAGGCCACACACATATGGGAGTTTGGTGATCAAAGCAGGGCAAAGCCTCAACTTTTAATTTTGCAGCAGTTAATTTAGACGTTTGCTGCTCTTGTCAGCTTGAGTTTTCTCATCAAACTTGACTCTGTGgctcaacttttgttgtttttgtgcttgtttcttggaagaaaaaaaggccaaaatggTGAATTTACATTGTGGGGACGGTTTCTGGGATCCCAA containing:
- the pcolceb gene encoding procollagen C-endopeptidase enhancer b; this encodes MEDSVWTVCLLVILTLGWTEAQGQNNYTRPIFHCGGHLVTDSGIVASEGFPSPYKPNTKCTWYITVPEGHVVMLSFRLFDMEADPTCRYDYLDVYNGHTRLVQKLGRFCGTFRPGALIATTNTMMLEMVSDEATGGRGFLAAFSAGKPHVEENQFCGGRLIKPQGSVKTPNWPNSNYPAGISCSWHISVEPGNVIEVKFIKLDLEPDTYCRYDYVALFNGGERDNSRRIGIFCGDKSPGTIVTNGNELLVQFISDLSVTSDGFMAHYSSVPRGSRTPTPGGDFIFRPQTTSTPQRTVVKPSKPTKPTPKPRPGLKPKPTPKPAKRPLVKIPLKPPPRKPIVKPTAKPKPAKPTPKAPVKKLTPKAPMKKPTPKPRTKPTSKPKIIKPMLKPSIKVKPTRKPALKTKPTLKPGVKPVKPTPKSGVKPTAKPKIKPKVTPKPGVTKTVPKKPFVSKTPLPLNPLCTQACKRTGTLQSSFCPHDFVITGKVTDVTTGPGGSATVEVFLIKAYKAGRLNITKSGPMMSVTLTSTCKRCPGIIKGRNYVLMGKVDEQGNGLLNPSSFTLLYKPIHAKALVGLARKQC